A genomic region of Haliotis asinina isolate JCU_RB_2024 chromosome 1, JCU_Hal_asi_v2, whole genome shotgun sequence contains the following coding sequences:
- the LOC137256322 gene encoding oxysterol-binding protein 1-like isoform X2 has protein sequence MSDSKPHQSQYRGWLYKWTNYLKGYQKRWFVLQNGLLSYYRNQAEMAHTCRGTINLANAFIHTEDSCTFVISNGGAQSFYLKATSEVERQKWVTALELAKAEAIRMLEAESDEEEAHQPDKFELQNTLRTLNAKLEDLNTCNDLIAKHGAALQKTLSELEQMDSMTDVASKLKAVNERATLFRITSNAMINACSEYYEFAQVHGKRWQRVLQFEHDQRLKLEEMVEQLAKDQVSLENKARKSLQNVKKENPGSNPSDDEDFFDALDHQVEEFEVALPHKAEKRHRRTDSDFSMESYNNDMSSESESETVTQEARVYTTKTDSPKKNSSSASESSADVMPKRVRRRRIPDKPNFSLNLWSIMKNCIGRELSKIPMPVNFNEPLSMLQRLTEEFEYTHCLDMAAGCEDSSEQLAWVAAFTISAYATTLSRTGKPFNPLLGETYECDRMDDLGWRSIAEQVSHHPPTLAVYGEGKEWNLWQEFTMTSKFRGKYLQIIPMGIAHLVFPKSGNHYTWRKVTTTVHNIIVGKLWVDSHGEMDITNHRNGDKCHLKYSAYSYFSRDIPRKVSGVVTDASGKPKWVMTGTWDSQMEGAKVLHVEESNKGKPVFETGPHKVMWKVNKPMAGCEKIYHFTQLAVELNEPEEGVAPTDSRNRPDQRHMENGKWDEANRVKIQLEEKQRAARKKREGEAEKAKADGNEYKMYEPKWFRKEVDSTTGSLIHTYTGEYWQCKKEQNWDRCPDIFL, from the exons gAACCAGGCGGAGATGGCACACACTTGCCGTGGCACCATCAACTTGGCAAACGCTTTCATACACACAGAGGACTCATGTACCTTTGTCATCTCCAACGGGGGAGCTCAAAGCTTCTACTTGAAGGCCACGTCGGAGGTGGAGAGACAGAAGTGGGTGACGGCGCTGGAACTGGCAAAGGCTGAAGCCATCAGGATGCTGGAAGCAG AGAGTGATGAAGAGGAAGCTCATCAGCCGGATAAGTTTGAGCTGCAGAACACGCTGCGGACTCTGAACGCCAAACTAGAAGACCTCAACACATGCAATGACCTCATTGCCAAACATGGTGCAGCCCTACAGAAGACCCTTTCAGAGCTTGAGCAGATGGACAGCATGACAGACGTGGCTAGCAAGCTGAAGGCGGTGAATGAAAGAGCAACTCTCTTCCGGATAACATCGAATGCCATGATTAAT GCTTGTTCGGAGTACTATGAGTTTGCCCAGGTGCACGGAAAGCGGTGGCAGCGCGTGCTGCAGTTTGAGCACGATCAGCGCCTGAAGCTGGAGGAGATGGTGGAGCAGCTGGCCAAAGATCAGGTGTCCTTGGAGAACAAGGCACGCAAATCACTGCAGAATGTCAAGAAAGAAAACCCAG GCTCTAATCCATCTGACGATGAAGATTTCTTCGACGCCCTGGACCATCAGGTGGAAGAATTTGAAGTGGCGCTGCCGCATAAAGCTGAAAAAAGACACAG ACGCACGGACAGCGACTTCAGCATGGAGAGCTACAACAACGATATGTCCAGTGAGTCCGAGTCGGAGACTGTGACCCAGGAGGCAAGGGTCTACACCACTAAGACAGACTCGCCCAAAAAG AATTCTTCATCTGCTTCCGAGTCCTCCGCTGATGTGATGCCAAAACGTGTTCGGCGACGCAGGATCCCAGACAAGCCCAACTTTAGTCTGAACCTCTGGAGCATAATGAAGAACTGTATTGGTCGAGAACTGTCCAAGATCCCTATGCCT GTTAACTTCAACGAACCCCTGTCCATGTTGCAAAGATTAACCGAGGAGTTTGAGTACACACATTGCCTGGATATGGCAGCGGGGTGCGAAGACTCCTCTGAACAGTTGGCCTGGGTGGCCGCGTTCACAATATCGGCGTATGCCACTACCCTCAGTCGGACAGGAAAGCCCTTCAATCCCCTCTTGGGGGAGACCTATGAGTGTGATAGGATGGACGACTTGGGATGGAGGTCTATTGCAGAGCAG GTTTCCCACCATCCGCCCACATTGGCTGTGTATGGAGAGGGAAAGGAATGGAATTTGTGGCAAGAGTTCACCATGACCAGCAAGTTCCGTGGCAAATACCTGCAGATTATACCCATGG GCATTGCCCACCTAGTGTTTCCCAAGAGTGGCAACCACTACACGTGGCGTAAAGTGACGACAACGGTGCACAACATCATCGTTGGGAAGTTGTGGGTGGACAGTCATGGGGAGATGGACATCACGAACCATCGAAATGGGGACAAGTGCCATCTCAAGTATTCTGCATACAGCTACTTTTCCAGAGATATTCCCCGCAAG GTGTCTGGCGTGGTGACTGATGCGTCCGGCAAACCCAAGTGGGTGATGACAGGGACGTGGGATTCCCAGATGGAGGGAGCCAAGGTGTTGCATGTCGAGGAGTCCAACAAGGGCAAGCCAGTGTTTGAAACAGGCCCACATAAAGTCATGTGGAAGGTTAACAAGccaat GGCAGGATGTGAAAAGATCTACCACTTCACGCAGCTTGCTGTGGAGCTAAATGAACCAGAGGAAGGAGTTGCTCCAACAGACTCGCGGAACCGGCCGGACCAACGGCACATGGAAAATGGCAAGTGGGATGAGGCTAACCGAGTGAAAATCCAGTTGGAAGAGAAACAGAGAGCAGCCAGGAAAAAGAGGGAAGGTGAAGCAGAAAAGGCCAAGGCTGatg GTAATGAATACAAGATGTATGAGCCCAAGTGGTTCCGGAAAGAGGTGGACAGCACCACAGGGAGTCTGATCCACACATACACAGGGGAGTACTGGCAGTGCAAGAAAGAACAGAACTGGGACAGGTGCCCCGATATATTCTTGTGA
- the LOC137256322 gene encoding oxysterol-binding protein 1-like isoform X1, which translates to MSDSKPHQSQYRGWLYKWTNYLKGYQKRWFVLQNGLLSYYRNQAEMAHTCRGTINLANAFIHTEDSCTFVISNGGAQSFYLKATSEVERQKWVTALELAKAEAIRMLEAESDEEEAHQPDKFELQNTLRTLNAKLEDLNTCNDLIAKHGAALQKTLSELEQMDSMTDVASKLKAVNERATLFRITSNAMINACSEYYEFAQVHGKRWQRVLQFEHDQRLKLEEMVEQLAKDQVSLENKARKSLQNVKKENPGSNPSDDEDFFDALDHQVEEFEVALPHKAEKRHRRTDSDFSMESYNNDMSSESESETVTQEARVYTTKTDSPKKKDPVSVVKGGHKRTASHDKSRPPTSSVSYDSQNSSSASESSADVMPKRVRRRRIPDKPNFSLNLWSIMKNCIGRELSKIPMPVNFNEPLSMLQRLTEEFEYTHCLDMAAGCEDSSEQLAWVAAFTISAYATTLSRTGKPFNPLLGETYECDRMDDLGWRSIAEQVSHHPPTLAVYGEGKEWNLWQEFTMTSKFRGKYLQIIPMGIAHLVFPKSGNHYTWRKVTTTVHNIIVGKLWVDSHGEMDITNHRNGDKCHLKYSAYSYFSRDIPRKVSGVVTDASGKPKWVMTGTWDSQMEGAKVLHVEESNKGKPVFETGPHKVMWKVNKPMAGCEKIYHFTQLAVELNEPEEGVAPTDSRNRPDQRHMENGKWDEANRVKIQLEEKQRAARKKREGEAEKAKADGNEYKMYEPKWFRKEVDSTTGSLIHTYTGEYWQCKKEQNWDRCPDIFL; encoded by the exons gAACCAGGCGGAGATGGCACACACTTGCCGTGGCACCATCAACTTGGCAAACGCTTTCATACACACAGAGGACTCATGTACCTTTGTCATCTCCAACGGGGGAGCTCAAAGCTTCTACTTGAAGGCCACGTCGGAGGTGGAGAGACAGAAGTGGGTGACGGCGCTGGAACTGGCAAAGGCTGAAGCCATCAGGATGCTGGAAGCAG AGAGTGATGAAGAGGAAGCTCATCAGCCGGATAAGTTTGAGCTGCAGAACACGCTGCGGACTCTGAACGCCAAACTAGAAGACCTCAACACATGCAATGACCTCATTGCCAAACATGGTGCAGCCCTACAGAAGACCCTTTCAGAGCTTGAGCAGATGGACAGCATGACAGACGTGGCTAGCAAGCTGAAGGCGGTGAATGAAAGAGCAACTCTCTTCCGGATAACATCGAATGCCATGATTAAT GCTTGTTCGGAGTACTATGAGTTTGCCCAGGTGCACGGAAAGCGGTGGCAGCGCGTGCTGCAGTTTGAGCACGATCAGCGCCTGAAGCTGGAGGAGATGGTGGAGCAGCTGGCCAAAGATCAGGTGTCCTTGGAGAACAAGGCACGCAAATCACTGCAGAATGTCAAGAAAGAAAACCCAG GCTCTAATCCATCTGACGATGAAGATTTCTTCGACGCCCTGGACCATCAGGTGGAAGAATTTGAAGTGGCGCTGCCGCATAAAGCTGAAAAAAGACACAG ACGCACGGACAGCGACTTCAGCATGGAGAGCTACAACAACGATATGTCCAGTGAGTCCGAGTCGGAGACTGTGACCCAGGAGGCAAGGGTCTACACCACTAAGACAGACTCGCCCAAAAAG AAGGACCCAGTGTCCGTTGTGAAGGGAGGACACAAGCGAACTGCAAGTCACGACAAATCCAGACCACCAACATCATCCGTATCTTATGATTCCCAGAATTCTTCATCTGCTTCCGAGTCCTCCGCTGATGTGATGCCAAAACGTGTTCGGCGACGCAGGATCCCAGACAAGCCCAACTTTAGTCTGAACCTCTGGAGCATAATGAAGAACTGTATTGGTCGAGAACTGTCCAAGATCCCTATGCCT GTTAACTTCAACGAACCCCTGTCCATGTTGCAAAGATTAACCGAGGAGTTTGAGTACACACATTGCCTGGATATGGCAGCGGGGTGCGAAGACTCCTCTGAACAGTTGGCCTGGGTGGCCGCGTTCACAATATCGGCGTATGCCACTACCCTCAGTCGGACAGGAAAGCCCTTCAATCCCCTCTTGGGGGAGACCTATGAGTGTGATAGGATGGACGACTTGGGATGGAGGTCTATTGCAGAGCAG GTTTCCCACCATCCGCCCACATTGGCTGTGTATGGAGAGGGAAAGGAATGGAATTTGTGGCAAGAGTTCACCATGACCAGCAAGTTCCGTGGCAAATACCTGCAGATTATACCCATGG GCATTGCCCACCTAGTGTTTCCCAAGAGTGGCAACCACTACACGTGGCGTAAAGTGACGACAACGGTGCACAACATCATCGTTGGGAAGTTGTGGGTGGACAGTCATGGGGAGATGGACATCACGAACCATCGAAATGGGGACAAGTGCCATCTCAAGTATTCTGCATACAGCTACTTTTCCAGAGATATTCCCCGCAAG GTGTCTGGCGTGGTGACTGATGCGTCCGGCAAACCCAAGTGGGTGATGACAGGGACGTGGGATTCCCAGATGGAGGGAGCCAAGGTGTTGCATGTCGAGGAGTCCAACAAGGGCAAGCCAGTGTTTGAAACAGGCCCACATAAAGTCATGTGGAAGGTTAACAAGccaat GGCAGGATGTGAAAAGATCTACCACTTCACGCAGCTTGCTGTGGAGCTAAATGAACCAGAGGAAGGAGTTGCTCCAACAGACTCGCGGAACCGGCCGGACCAACGGCACATGGAAAATGGCAAGTGGGATGAGGCTAACCGAGTGAAAATCCAGTTGGAAGAGAAACAGAGAGCAGCCAGGAAAAAGAGGGAAGGTGAAGCAGAAAAGGCCAAGGCTGatg GTAATGAATACAAGATGTATGAGCCCAAGTGGTTCCGGAAAGAGGTGGACAGCACCACAGGGAGTCTGATCCACACATACACAGGGGAGTACTGGCAGTGCAAGAAAGAACAGAACTGGGACAGGTGCCCCGATATATTCTTGTGA